AACCCAAGTTCtcttaaacttaaacaaaactttcaagaaataatttgtatttaggataacattgagttatgtaacctaaaaGTATAACGGCCATAACAGTTGTGTGTGGTatgaagtgaattgaatgaagggtagaGGATTTATTAGTGAATATCACAATTTGCTCTTAAACTTAAATCTGACACACTGTGCCAtgaaactttaacataagttcCTAATtaaatcaggggccataatttgtatttaggatgatATGCAGTTATGGAATCTAATTGTATGAAACTCCTGATCAAATGTATAAAGTATTAAGCTAATTGAGTAAACAGTATTGattttataagtgaaaataagcttaaaaataaaccttaaacttTAACTGGACGCAGACTGCAATGCCGTCACTAGGGTGAGTAtaatagctctccttattcttcgaaaagtcaAGCTTAAAATACTGAACGCATGAAAaacctttaatgttaaaacttaCACTGAAACTCTCCAGTGTAACAATAATAAGCTCATGccaaaacaaacatgacattAAATAGTTTCAAATACCACAGTAATGTGatcattttttttggtaaaataggTAAATCTGCATTGAACACAGAATGTTTTTAAGGTGACCATATTTCCATTGTTGGATACCTGTGGTACAATATATTGCCCTGCTTCATTCAGTACAGTGAAGCATTTTATTTTCCTTCACTACCTCATTATtattcatgaaaacaaataatttgtcaGTTAATTTTCCAAAGGCACTAATTAATGTAATGAGGATAAAGAGCCAGGGTTGCCCACAATGCATCATTCCAAAAGTATCAATCTTTACATTATACGAATAAGCTTTAAGTCGGCAAGATAAGAATACTGTTACCAATTTTCACAATAACAAGTGTCAACAGGACACAtgaaatgatcatttttattaacTGTTCCATGGCAGTTGTGACTTGAGTAGCACAGTAGACCTGTTCATAGTGAGGACTTCAGGAGCATGACCCTGGAGCCCAGCGGTGAGGCATCTACTACCGTCCAGCGGTGGCTTGGCTCAAACTTGTGCTGGGGGATCACACCGAGCAAATTATCAAGGTCGCGAATCACGTCGTCCACATTCTGCTTGGTGAAACACATCGGAGGCTTGAACTTGAGGACATTGTCGTACGGCCCGTCTGTACTCAATAACACCTTGTAGTCAGACTTCATCCTGAAAACACACATCACACAAGTGATCTCGGCTACTCAATAAACTAAAGATGTACACCACAAGCAAGTGCCCATGCAAATTCCTTCAAATTAACAAAGCACATTCCTTCAACTTAATCCCAGGccatatataaaaacatgttaacacACAGTGATTGGAATTGGTACACATACTACTTGTCATTGTTATGCTTAAGACAAAAGCACAGGATTCATGTGAATATCATTCTGAATATGGTCATGTTAATTGATTTTGTGCAATACATAATGAAGAATTGCACTTGTGCTATTTTCTATAATAGAGAATAGAACATTCTACATATTCAGTTTATGAAAATACTAAGGACGAAAAATAGAATGTgcatcatgtgataaaattaccGCTGAGAAAGAATAACTCAATACAGAGAAAACACTATCATATATTATTGGATTATCTCCCTTCACCAGAGGTTGGCATCAGTTCATACTATCACTAACAGCTCATGAAGCACAATTTCCCCCATACAGGCCTCGTAGAATATATCTGAATTGTGTTTTAGAAGACCAATACCCCTGGACGTACATTTTTGCTTTTATCTTGAAAATCAcatcattaacatttaaatctcAGGTTAGCAATGAATAAGTACCTTTGCACCACAAACTTGGCTTCCTCTGTTGCCGGTTCCCGTGTCTTCCTATTCCTAACAAGATCGAAACCTACGAATAAGCCAAACCCACGAATATTTCCGATCATCTCATGTTTTTCCATGAGCGCACTGCCCCGGGCCATGAGATAGTTGCCCACCTCAAGGGCGTTCTTCTGCAGGTGCTCCCTCTCTATGACGTCAAGAACAGACAGTGCTATGGCACACGAGACAGGGTTCCCTCCGAACTAAAATGCATAAGCAGAAATGaagttaatattaatttttttaagatGAATTGTGAAGAGAGCATTAAGCTGAAATGAGGTCAGCTTCTTAGGTTACTGGTACTGATATCCTCTTTGAGGGCCCTGGAAAATGCGTATGTGAATCTCCTGACACCTTGGCCAACCCACAGCTCTTTTTAAATGACGGCCATTTTGCACATTGCAAAATGTCATGATGGAATAGGTTCAGTTGACCtgcatcaattatttttttccaacagGCAATTACATTGGACTCTTTGTAAAACAACCTATTGCATATGtcaacaaacatttatcaagcattgattaataataatactttgATATTTTGTAAGGGCTTTAATTAGAATGGTAattacataaaatgtaaataagtgTAAAAATGGTGTACCAATATTAATTGGTGAAGCATAGAAAAATTCATTCAATGATACCGGGGTAGTTGTATATCAGTAACAAGCAATAACCATCTAAAGATGACAACAAATGATATGATTGAGAAGACTTACAGTGTTAAAGTAAGTCATGCCGCAGTCTTTGAAGGCAGCTGAAATTGCCTTGGTTGTAACAACCGCTGACACTGGGTGTCCGTTACCCATCGGCTTACCCATAGTCACAATATCTGGGATCACACCTAGATACGAGAGAGAAAAGAATAATATATAAGGagataaaacatatgtattgaACATCTCATTCTAAACTGTTGAAATAATGTAAAGTatgacataattgttttgtaagAACTTTGAACTTTTGCCTCCTTTTAATTCctacagatatttttttaatagttcaGAATCAGTTCAAAACTATAATACAGTGacaagaataaaacattattgatgCCTTGATGTGTTGGCTATGtgagaataaaaataataaagaacagtTCACATGACTGCAGCATGATACAAAATAACTTCACAAAAGTCTAATTATAGGCTCATGACTGGCTTAAAACCTTGAAGTGCTGTGTTTTCACAACCAGCTAGTTTATTCCAGATGAATACAACATCAATATCAACTTCAAGGTCACTGCCTTTTACTTCAAGGTCATTAAGGCCATCTTATCAATAAGTGTAGGACTACATATTGTGAGATCAGGAGAATCAGATAAAGATgcgctcttactcccaaataatatttaccacgattaatacaattgtttcattATACCAAgacatgataaataaatgtcaaaaacaatggttcatattGAGGATaccaaatttaatttgaaagaaaggtgcagaaaaacatgagatttctaccttatgagactgtAGTAGAGCACACTAAATCTTCaagcattcatcaatcatttaatatttttgggcttattgctattaaatacacagtaacAATCtgatcagtaattaatattttccataaggccacaccaaattgatatttcgttccgcggatttactgctcctatttttttgaaaatgtaaaaaaatattttttattttttttttgtgcgcccgcccctccattttgatcgccaagcagatttttttcaggtaataatttattaaaagaccaaaaataatcaagtataatttttctacgctagttttcgtgttttaataaagggaagttaccgatgcgtaggtTTTTACACTGTATATTGATGGGTTAaacatgggtttcaataaattcaatcaaaatggcggcttccagTATAAAAAATGCGGCTcaaagtttggaaattaaatcttattttcgacaataaatatgttttgagcatgcttgaaatcattgttaatcttctcatgcactaaaggatcattatttaaagcaatcattatgcaatagagagtgtgtatctgagactggtagcgattatattgcgtaattagtgactccttttaaatggaaatcggaatgatcaacttagtactattttattcaagtcataatacaagggacccaAATTATACCTCGTTACGatgatgctgaagatgacaggtcaacttaactggaacatgagtcattgtttggtccaaattgatgcaTCAAGCTCATTTtggatcaaattctgacaaaacaacagttttgaacaaatatcttttcacaaatagcgatataaacactggtctggatatacctcaacataagtaagcctaactttatcaccttatattttgtttttatttgcagcataatccgggattgtaatgcacttgtcaattgtaaccactgcctcgcccacccctcgcccttgtttcAGGTGTATACCAgagacagcagaggcaatgggctgcgtttttacctttcaggtggccccgcagtgcctagtgaatgtggttttgtcttcatattgaaaatagtcgggaatgggcctcacataggtattagGGGTTgcagggccatttggcagggattttaccagcagtgtgtccctgcagtaTTTTACCCAAAAATcagaggaactaaacattaatttggtgtggcctaactgcattattgagtaagtagttaaaggtttatcactcaaaatttatgtttgttatacaagtgtatgtattgaatttgattaagagtgtcactttgaaTACTAAGGGAGTATAAGAAATGAGATTAAGATTTCTTCTTCTAAATTCAAATCTAGATgcatataacaatacatgttaTATCCAATTCTTCAAATCAATTGACTGTCCTGTTGAATTATTAAAGTCATAAACTTATTACATGAGCTTTTAAATCATTCTACAAATGCATGTTCTGAATAATCATTACTGTTAAAAATAGAGTATTATCTAAATACAAGTAAGACCTCTCCAGCCTAGCTATTTGTTTCAACATCTGTCTCATTACAACAAAGAATAAACAATTCTAATAATCACACATATGTTGCAATTGATGGTAAAATGGTCCTATTGCTTTCACTGTGTTCAAGACAAGTGcattcatttaacattaaaCCTAATAGGGCAAAAACAGTTCCATTGATCATTGTAAAAAGTGGATTCATcatattgtattgaaaatgcaaattataAAATTGCTTGGCTGgttgaaatcaaaattgatgtaAGTTTAATACAGGATGGTGTCTAACTGATCACTGTATGGATATAAGATGGGAGAAGGTGGTCATGGGCTTGTCTGTTTCTATAAGATACAAAACCAGGAGAAATAATCAATGCTCCCCATAATTGACAGTGTTTTTCCCAATAATCCAATAACATAGAATGAAACCAGGCACTGATTCTAAGTAAGAGGTAGCAGCCTTATATTAAGTGATCATATATTTCAGGGTCACCTGATTCCAGACAAACAGCCCTACCAATACTAGTGgtataattactttaaaaaCTACTTAAGAACAGATAAAAAGTGTTCCAATAGTCAAATCAATTTCATCTCACAATAAACTATCCACAATAATCAAGGAGACAAATATCTTAATTGGTTTAATGAGACAGCCATTATAGATGTCATTAGACAAAGACAGAACCATATAATACACTGATGTTACCTCTCTTCTCATGTCATCTAACAACACTTGACAACACACTTAAAACCTCAAGCATTCTTAAACCAATGTAAACACTTGTGTGTTTTGTAAACAGCTAAATGTAACAACATCACATCCATATTTAGAGTGAAATCAGATACATAACTTTGGAGATATTAAGCCTCTCAGAAGTATGGCATCATCATGCAGCATGTATGACTGCTAGTCAACACCAACACTGACCTAAATCACTTGTAAGGCAATGCTATTGTACCATTACTTTATGTGCAAACCCTGCAGGAGCTTCATTACTGTGGCCACTTACCCTGTGTTTGGAAGGCCCAGAAGTGGGAACCCACACGCCCAAAACCCACCTGGACTTCGTCTGCAATGCACACCCCACCAGCTGCCCGCACATGACTGGaacaatgtgtatatatacaatatacactGTGTGTGTGCTTGGCTTAAAACTATTAACTATCAAATTGCCACCAAGAAACACTGAATACCAAAATCTGCAACAATTTCAAAACTGCAATTTTCATTTCTATGTTCATGTCTAACATGcctattatgttgttgtttatactAAATACTGAGATGTTCATGATAACTTAATCAACTTctttcaattatcaaataatGTAAGTTATGCCAGTGACAACAATATTTGTGTTCATTCAACTAATCATATCATAATAGCCTTATGAAAGATTTTGCATTCTGCCATTTTTTTTGCTACCCAGGTAAAAAATCCCCTTTAGCATAAAAACTATGTTTATACAGAGGAGCATTAACGTCTTAACATTAAGCAAATGTAGCAATATAGTGCCATGCATGAAAATGTTGataggtttgttgaataaaagatTTGAAATCAAGTCGTGCAGtatatgaatcatgttagtATTCTCCCCCTTTTTGCAAATACAATGCTATTTTTCCCCTATCAAATGGCCCCACCAACACCCCataaaaattgaagaaaacacTGAGGTTAGTATTTACAAGTTTTACATGTTTCAATAAAGAGTTTTCTAAAGCCTGCAGAGTGGTGAGTGTTTTAACCTTTCAATACCCCACAGCAAAGTGTTGACTTGATCAGTTCTATTCAATATTGTCCAGGACAAAGCCATAGCAATACAAAAAAGGAAATCCAATGACTAACCACCAGCTTCTTAATTATGAATGTTCAGTGTCTAAGTTAACAATATGGTATCTTAAATGCATTGACATTTTactttcattaaatgtttaattaccatttttttcttcattaaatgtttgaaatttgcATAAACTTTTGAAGCACTTTGGAGTGGAGCAATCTGTCTTTTTGTCAGGCCatcttaattaaaatgcataacAGGCATGACTGAAAACCTCAAATATAGAAAAGAGTGAAGATAAAATATGAGGTCAAATTATTTAAGGCATAACATTGATCAACTTTTATCTGCCTTTGCAATAACTTGGCTCAAGCCTTGACCAAAATCTAGTTTAAGAAGGTTGACCTCCCAAGGTCAGGTAAATATACTCAATAAACATGTGCCACaggttattatttatgtatttgtctTCAGTCAACATTAACGTAAGAgaatatttaatactttattaaaGACACTTCTACATTTTAACAGGCCTGGAATTCCCCGTTTTCCCTACCATGGGTAAGACACCTCATGTGTCACACCACACGATCTCCGAATAATATTCTAACAGATACATGATACACTCTTGAATATTAGCAATgctttatctttaaaacatagtatataataaaataataataatgataattaacaacaaatattaaaaagattATCTTGGACATTTCttgaaaacttttaaacattgaatCGAAGAGTTTCATGGAATTTATGTCAGTTAAAAACTACACACatcattttgtgaaatgtacaaaaactaCATAAATCATACAATGCCAAATATTAATGGAGGTgaaatttaatgcaaaacaaagTTAACATTCAGGTGTATTTAGTGTGAATTGAAATTTCTGAACTCTGTGCTGCTTAATTAGCTGGAAACAAGACTTGTAAGCAAGAAAAACTATGAAGCTATGAAATTATGGGATAAAACCTGGACATATGCCAGTCCATCCAAACTATGGGATAAAACATGGACATATGCCAGTCCATCCAAATTATGGGATAAAACCTGGACATATGCCAGTCCATCCAAATTATGGGATAAAACGTGGACATATGCCAGTCCATCCAAATTATGGGATAAAACGTGGACATATGCCAGTCCATCCAAATTATGGGATAAAACGTGGACATATACCAGTCCATCCATTTAGAAGTTGTTTAAGTGTTAACTACATACAACACACTTACAGCGcagaaataaaaagaactgcTTAGTTTACCTGTATACTTTCTGCAAGTAGCCAGGTGGAAAAACGATCTGTCCTCCGCAGCTCTGCATAGATTCTGCGATGAAGCCACACACTCCTCTACCTTTGGCATGCACAACCTTGCAGATGTCCCGCACTTCATCAGCATACAGTTTCCCCAGATCCTCACCTGGGTAATCACAGTCAACAAACTTCCCTCTGTATGTGTCTGGGCAGGGTGCCTGGGAGCGCGTAAATATTAAGTAATCAATTCTAACATGACTAATACTATGACCTGATATGAAACAAAGGAGAGTTACAAAATCAAGAGTAATCATTTACTTTACTTAAGACAATGTGAACACTCATCTCACACTTTTTTCAGACCATAATTCAGACAATGGGAACACTCATCTCATACCAGTTTCACACAATAATTAAGACAATGTGAACACACATCTCACACTAGTTTTACACAATTATTTAGACAATTGATGTGAACACTCATCTCACAATAGTTTCACACAATATTTCAGACTACACGAACGCTCATCTCACACTAGATTCACACTTTACTGCAGACAATGTGAACACTCATCTCACACTAGATTCAAACCATAATTCAGACAATGTGACCACTCATCTCATACAAGTTTTACACAATAATTTAGACAATGTGAACACTCATCTCACACAAGTTTCACACAAGAATTCGCACAATGTGAACACTCATCTCACACAAGTTTCACACAATAATTTTGACAGTGTGAACACTTATCTCAAACAAGATTCACACCATAATTCAGACAATGTGCACACTTATCTCACACTGGTTTCACATCATAATTCAGACAATGTGAACACTCATCTCACACTGTACTTCAGACAATGTGAACACTCATCTCACACTGTACTTCATTATCTCACACTATACTTCAGACAATGTGAACACTTATCTAACATCATAGTTTAGGCAATGTGAACACTTATCTCACACTAGTTTCACACTATTCAAGGAAAAATGTTATCTGTACAAAGTTTAATTAGCTGTAAGGTTGACTTTTTTGGTAATCGGTTGTTTTTTGTAAGCCAGTTGATCTGAGCAATTCAACAGAAAACTATCAAGTGTTGTATTACATCATTTGTTTCCATTTAGGAGATGCTGAATCTAATTATCTTTTACATGCactaaaaaatgaatatatatatatatatatattttttttgatccaggaggttgtattcgactcgagtggattttacAGATTTCACCAGGCGCTAGcaaaaaatctgcaaaaatccaccaGAGTCGAATATGACGTTCCCGATCacaacgcagtactaataacccttttattgaATACGTAACTGGttatatcacttaaaagccacatgttttaataataaatatcattttagtaACTaggcactattttgttttatgacgtcattttaacattgcGCAACattacttgttatgacgtgacgtcacaagagtggactACGATTTTGTATTGCGTGTGAATTTATGAtggatatataataaatatatatctctATCATAATCCTTTAAGTGTCTTTTTAAAGAATGCCTTGAATACAATTGACCGATTGTTCTGAGCAATTGTTTCGAgtgttgttaacatcatcatcattatttaacattaaaatcttACTGTTCTGgaagtttaataaatacatttgtgaTCTGCAATATTTGTAACAAGATTTCTATTTCAGTTACAGTTTTCTGttacatgttatttaaatatataagcataTCACAAACTAGTTTTCCTTTTCAAGTTAACGACGTGTCCTTAACAACGCCcataactttaacaaagctctGAACAATCATTCCAACGTTTCAGCAAAGGACATGAAAGCAAAGTGAAAGTATTCAGGcaaggcaaaaaaaatattaaggctaggcaaaaaaatatataatattttggtaACGGTGACATCTGGTCCAGAAACAGGTAAGGAAGATAGGTAggcttgtttttgtttgtttcttactAGGCTATATGTAACAATGTTATTGTCATCAATGAGGTATACATACTGTTTAAGTTATCTTTGGTATAAAgcttcaaatgtttttaaacaacatattaaaacacacactaacaattttttatttgtttttacacaTGGACAATAAAAACATTAGGGTCGGCACCTATTTCACAGGCATGGTCGAGTAACCCAAACCAGAATTATTTTTTAGGCCCTATTTTGATAACATCTCCCATCTGCTTGGCTAGCTAATAAACACAATCCATCAaggttgtttacaaatattgcaGCTTGTTACAAAATGCTACTGAAGGTTGccaaatttacatatttcaaattatgacctttaatataaaaatctgctcaaaatatttgaaagcaaCACAGGGAGCTTTATAACACTTTCAAAAATAGAAGGACACAGATATCCAATTGATATAATAACAGTTTGAATGTTTAGTTGgcttttaaatatcatttgacCTTTATTCATAATGcgaaaacaataacattcattACATCAAGCTTTGAATTTTCAACCTGGGCAAATACTAAGATGAAGATAATTTTATTAAGGAGATTGGTGACTTACCACATAGACATTTGAGGGACAAGTGT
Above is a genomic segment from Mya arenaria isolate MELC-2E11 chromosome 2, ASM2691426v1 containing:
- the LOC128220037 gene encoding alanine--glyoxylate aminotransferase 2-like; this translates as MEELSKDKTAKLRDKYIGEACQLFFASDPLKITKAKGQYMYDENGNQYLDCINNVCHVGHCHKDVVEAGYHQMKKLNTNSRFLHDNIGRLAEKITATMPEELCVVYLCNSGSEANDLALRLARHYTKNTEMITMDHAYHGHIMSCIDISPYKLKVQRDGVHTCPSNVYVAPCPDTYRGKFVDCDYPGEDLGKLYADEVRDICKVVHAKGRGVCGFIAESMQSCGGQIVFPPGYLQKVYSHVRAAGGVCIADEVQVGFGRVGSHFWAFQTQGVIPDIVTMGKPMGNGHPVSAVVTTKAISAAFKDCGMTYFNTFGGNPVSCAIALSVLDVIEREHLQKNALEVGNYLMARGSALMEKHEMIGNIRGFGLFVGFDLVRNRKTREPATEEAKFVVQRMKSDYKVLLSTDGPYDNVLKFKPPMCFTKQNVDDVIRDLDNLLGVIPQHKFEPSHRWTVVDASPLGSRVMLLKSSL